The Iamia sp. SCSIO 61187 genomic sequence CGGACCCCGGCCCAACGGCGCCACGACGCCCTGGCCGAGATCTTCACCAACTTCCTCGACCACCAACACGACCACAAGGCCGGACGGCACCGCCCGCATGTGAACATCACCATCGGCCTCGAGGAGCTCACCTCAGGTCGCGGGCAGGGGTGCTTCGACGACGGGACCCCCATCACCGCCCAGGCCGCCCGCCGGCTGGCCTGTGATGCGAACATCCACCGGGTCATCACCAAGGCGGATGGCACCGTCCTCGACTACGGACGCAGCACGCGGACGATCCCGGCCCCATTGTTCCAAGCGCTGTGCATCCGCGACCGCGGGTGCCGGTTCCCCGGCTGTGACCGGCCCGCCCATCGCACCGACGGTCACCACGTCGCTGAGTGGATCGCCCACCGAGGACCCACGAACCTGCGGAACCTGGTGCTGTTGTGCCGGTACCACCACGGCGTCGTCCACCGCCCGGGCTGGACCATCGAGCTCCAACCCGACGCCACCGTCATCATCACCACCCCCGACGGACGGAAGCGACGATCCCAGCCCGTCGACCGACGGGCCCTCGCCGCCTGACACCCGACACCCCCAGGTGAGCCCGCCCCCGGCGGGCTCACCGCCGTGCCCCGAGGGCGGGGTCTCGGCATCGTCAGCCGAGGTCGATGAAGCCGCGAGGGACAGGGGTGATCGGCCTGCGTGATGCCCGGCCCTGGCCCCCTGAGTAGGTTGCCCCCCGACGCATCGGGCAGCGAGGAAGAGGCATGGCAGGCGGACTGGTCGGGTTGCTCGATGACATCGCTGCGCTGGCCAAGCTGGCCGCCGCCTCGGTCGACGACGTCGGGGTCGCGGCCAGCCGGGCGAGCGTGAAGGCGGCCGGCGTCGTGGTCGACGACGCCGCCGTGACCCCCGCCTACGTCCGGGGCCTCGCCGCCGAGCGCGAGCTGCCCATCATCAAGCGGATCGCCATCGGGTCGCTGCGCAACAAGGTGCTCGTGATCCTCCCGATCGCGCTGATCCTCAGCGCCATCGCCCCGACGCTCGTCGAGGTGATCTTGATGTGCGGCGGCTCGTTCCTGGCCTACGAGGGGGCGCACAAGATCATCCACGCCCTCCGCCACGACGACGACGACCACGACGTCCCCGCGGTCGAGCAGGGCCCGGAGGCGGAGGAGAGGACGATCGCCGGTGCCATCCGCACCGACTTCATCCTCTCGGCCGAGATCATGGTGATCGCCCTCAAGGAGGTGCTCGACGAGCCGGTGGTGGCCCGCGGGGTGATCCTGGCGATCGTCGGCGTGCTGATCACCGTCGTCGTCTACGGCGTGGTCGCCCTGATCGTGAAGATGGACGACATCGGGCTGCGCCTGGCCGAGCGGCCCTCGCCCCGCTCCCAGCGCGCCGGTCGGCTCCTCGTCGCCGGCATGCCCAAGCTCCTGGCGTGGCTGTCGGTGATCGGCACCGCGGCGATGCTGTGGGTCGGCGGCCACATCCTCCTCGTGGGCGCCGACGAGCTCGGCTGGGAGTGGCCGTACCACCTCGTGCACGACCTCGAGCACGGCGTCGAGGACGTGGCCGGCATCGGCGGGGTGCTGGCCTGGCTGGTGAACACGGCGGCCTCGGCGGTCGTGGGGATGGCCGTGGGCACCGTGATCGCTCTGGTGGTGGCCCGCGTGCAGGCCCGGCGGGCGAAGGACGAGCCAGCCGGCGCGCACCACTGACGCAGCCGCTCAGAGGAGGGCGGCGAGCATCTCGGCGGCCCGGGCGGCGCCGTCGGTGGCGACGGGTCGGTGGTCGAGGGGTCCGGTGAGCTGGTCGAGGAGCGCCTTGGCGAGCGTGTCGGCATCGAGCTCGTCGTAGGGGAGGCAGTGCCCGGCCCGGTAGCGGTCCAGGCGGTGGCGGACGTGGAAGGTCTGCTCGAAGTGGTGGCGCAGGGGCACGTACACGAACGGCCGCCGGTTGGCCGTGAGCTCCATGCACGTGGTCAGCCCGCCCTGCACGACGGCCACGTCGCACGCGGCGAGGTGCAGGTGCAGGTCGGGGACGTAGGACCGTACCGTCACGCCCCGGCACCGCGGGAGGGCGGCGGGGTCGATCCGCGGCCCGGCGACGACGAGGAAGCGCAGGTCGGGGAGGTGGCGCCGGACGGCCGGCACGGCGCCGATGATGCGGCGCAGCAGCGGGAGCCCGACGGCGGAGCCGCCGACGGTGACGACGCAGACCTGCTCGTCGGGTCGGTACCCGAGGTCGGCCCGGAGGGCGTCGCGGTCCGCCACCGGCGAGAACCCGGTCACGTAGCCGGCGAAGTCGAACTCGTCACGGGTCCAGTCGGCGATGGTCGGCAGGCCGGGGCCGAACCGGTCGGGCACCACGTCGTCGGGGTCGCCGACGAAGATCGACCGGTCGCGCAGACGGCGGAAGCGCGCCCGCTGCTCGATCATCTCGGCGTTGTGGTCGGCCGCCAGACCGGCCTCGTGGTCGCCGCCGTCGGGCATGGGCAGCCACCCCACGAAGTCCGTCATCCAGGCGTAGGCGAACCGCTTGAGCTCGGGGTTCTCGTGGAGGTGGTGGTCGACCTCCCAGGCCTCGTCGGCGATCACCAGGTCGTAGGGCTGGGCCTCGACCACGTCGTGGAACACCATGAAGTTGGCGACGAGGATCTCGTCCATCCGGCGGATGGCCTGGAAGGCGTGGAGGTCGTGCTCGCCGCACTCGTCCTCGACGTGGGCCGACTCGCTGGCCAGCTCGGCCGAGGCCGGGTGGATCGTCTCGCCCGCCTCCTCCAGCACGGTGGTGACCGGGTGCTGGGCCAGCCAGTCGATCTGGAGGTCCGGGTGCAGGGCCCGCAGCTCCCGGGCGATGGCGACGTCGCGCCGGGCGTGCCCGAGGCCGATGGCCGAGGACAGGTAGAGGGCCCGGGGCTGGCGGCTCCGGGCCGGGGCCCAGGTGGTGCGGGTCGCGGGTGGGTCGCCGCGGGTGCGCTCGACCACGTCGTGGATCAGGCGGTTGAGGAACACGGGGTCGCGGGCGTGGGGCCCGTGGCCGCCGCCCTCCACGATGACGAGGGAGCCGCCGGTGAGCTCGGCCAGGCGGGCGCCGAGGGCGTGGGGCCGGATGTTGTCGTCGTCGCCGTGGACGACGACGACCGGGCACCGCACCCGGGCGCAGACGGCCTCGGCCGGCTCGCAGGTCACCCCGTCGCACCCGAGGCGGGCGGCGGTGGTGTCGACGAGCGTGGCCGGCGAGATCTCGTGGCCCCACCCGACGCAGTCCTCGATCTGCTTGGTGGAGTGGGGCTCGGAGAACATCATCCCGAAGAAGAACCGCAGGAAGGCGTCGTAGTCGCCCTCGAGCCAGTAGCGCCGGTTGTACTTGGCCCAGCCGTCGGTGGTGGCGAGCTCGCCGTCCCACGGGTACGGGTCGCGGGCGGGGTCCGGGATGGGGAAGCCGCAGGCCGGGCTGACGGCGACCAGCGCCGTGACCCGTTCCGGGTGGGTGGCGGCCAGGCGGATGCCGTAGGAGGCGCCGCACGAGAGGCCGACGGCGACGGCGCGCTCGGTGCCCGTGGCGTCCATGACGGCGGCGGCGTCGGCGGCGAACTCGTCGTCGACGTAGGCCGCCGCCCCCTCGGGCCGGTCCGACCGCCCGCACCCCCGTCCGTCGAAGGTGACCACGCGGTGGTGGCGCGCCAGGTAGGGGACCTGGGCCTTCCAGAAGCGGGACGGGATGATCGACCAGGTGGGCAACAGGAGCACCGTCGGGTCGTGGTCGGCCCCGAAGACCTCGTAGGCGAGGCGGACCCCGTCCCGTTCGGTGGTCCCGGTGGTGTCAGGGGTGCGCGCTCGCATCGCCGTCTCCGCTCTCCTGCTCCATGTCGCGGATGAGCACCCCGAGGCGCCGGAGGGCGGCGCGGACGGGGAGCTCGTCGCGCTCGAAGCCCAGCAGGATCAGGGCTTCGGACCCGAGGAAGGCGTTGCCGATGAGCACCGCCACCTCGGCTGCGGTGAAGGGGCCGAGGCTGCCGAAGCGGGCCTCGGCCTCCTCGGCCACGGACGTCAGGAGGGTGTACCAGCCCATCAGCACCTGGCGGACAGACGCCCCCACCGCCTCGTTCGTCCACCCCTCGGCGATCATCTCCTGCAGCACCCGCACGTAGCCCGACTCGAGGTCCTCGTCGAGGAAGTCGCAGGCCTGCTCGTAGCGCTGCCAGAGCGGCCGATCCGACGAGTACATGCGCTGCTGGCGGTCGAGCAGACGCTGGTTCTCGGCCTCGAGGACGGCGAGCAGCAGCCCCTGCTTGGACCCGAAGTGGTAGTGGAGCTGGCTGAGGGGGACGCCGGCGGCCGCTGCGACCTTGCGGGTGCTCACTCCGGCGTGGCCCTCGGTCCAGAGCCGGGCGCGCGCCGCCTCGATGATGGCGGTGCGGGTGTCCGGGGCGGTCGCAGGTGCGGTCATGCGGCTCGTCGGATCCTCTCGGTGTGTTCGGTCGGTCGTCCGGCCCGGACGACCGTGGCACAGATGTTCCCCCTTGACAAGGGCTCTCCCTCAGCGCAGCGTGTCGGTCGGACGACCGAACAAGGAGCACGACCATGACGACCATCGAGTCCACCACCCCCACCCCCGCCCTCGACGAGGACGCCCTCGTGGCCTTCGTCGGGCGCGCCGTCACCGACGTCGGCACCGTGCTCGGCGGCTCGATGGCCGTGCTCGGGGACCGTCTCGGGCTGTACCGGGCCATGGCCGGCGCCGGGCCGGTGACGGCCGCCGAGCTGGCCGACCGGACCGGCACCGTCGAGCGCTACGTGCGCGAGTGGCTGTCGGCCCAGGCGGCCACCGGCTACGTGACCTACGAGGGCGACGACCGCTTCTCGCTCCCGGCCGAGCACGCCGTGGTCCTCACCGACGAGCGCAGCCCGGCCTGCGTGATCGGCGCCTTCGAGACGGCGCTGGCGGCGCTGCACTCCACCGACCGCCTCGCCGCCGCCTTCCGCGACGGCAGCGGCGTGGGCTGGGGCGAG encodes the following:
- a CDS encoding DUF808 domain-containing protein; this translates as MAGGLVGLLDDIAALAKLAAASVDDVGVAASRASVKAAGVVVDDAAVTPAYVRGLAAERELPIIKRIAIGSLRNKVLVILPIALILSAIAPTLVEVILMCGGSFLAYEGAHKIIHALRHDDDDHDVPAVEQGPEAEERTIAGAIRTDFILSAEIMVIALKEVLDEPVVARGVILAIVGVLITVVVYGVVALIVKMDDIGLRLAERPSPRSQRAGRLLVAGMPKLLAWLSVIGTAAMLWVGGHILLVGADELGWEWPYHLVHDLEHGVEDVAGIGGVLAWLVNTAASAVVGMAVGTVIALVVARVQARRAKDEPAGAHH
- a CDS encoding alpha/beta hydrolase; translation: MRARTPDTTGTTERDGVRLAYEVFGADHDPTVLLLPTWSIIPSRFWKAQVPYLARHHRVVTFDGRGCGRSDRPEGAAAYVDDEFAADAAAVMDATGTERAVAVGLSCGASYGIRLAATHPERVTALVAVSPACGFPIPDPARDPYPWDGELATTDGWAKYNRRYWLEGDYDAFLRFFFGMMFSEPHSTKQIEDCVGWGHEISPATLVDTTAARLGCDGVTCEPAEAVCARVRCPVVVVHGDDDNIRPHALGARLAELTGGSLVIVEGGGHGPHARDPVFLNRLIHDVVERTRGDPPATRTTWAPARSRQPRALYLSSAIGLGHARRDVAIARELRALHPDLQIDWLAQHPVTTVLEEAGETIHPASAELASESAHVEDECGEHDLHAFQAIRRMDEILVANFMVFHDVVEAQPYDLVIADEAWEVDHHLHENPELKRFAYAWMTDFVGWLPMPDGGDHEAGLAADHNAEMIEQRARFRRLRDRSIFVGDPDDVVPDRFGPGLPTIADWTRDEFDFAGYVTGFSPVADRDALRADLGYRPDEQVCVVTVGGSAVGLPLLRRIIGAVPAVRRHLPDLRFLVVAGPRIDPAALPRCRGVTVRSYVPDLHLHLAACDVAVVQGGLTTCMELTANRRPFVYVPLRHHFEQTFHVRHRLDRYRAGHCLPYDELDADTLAKALLDQLTGPLDHRPVATDGAARAAEMLAALL
- a CDS encoding TetR/AcrR family transcriptional regulator, coding for MTAPATAPDTRTAIIEAARARLWTEGHAGVSTRKVAAAAGVPLSQLHYHFGSKQGLLLAVLEAENQRLLDRQQRMYSSDRPLWQRYEQACDFLDEDLESGYVRVLQEMIAEGWTNEAVGASVRQVLMGWYTLLTSVAEEAEARFGSLGPFTAAEVAVLIGNAFLGSEALILLGFERDELPVRAALRRLGVLIRDMEQESGDGDASAHP